tgtgtgttagatacCAAGTTTTTCACCTACTGTCTTCAATTTGTCACTTAATTCACTGGTACTGACTGCGATAATGGGAATTTCggtctcttctctcttcctgttttgttatccgcgttttatttatttatttctcattctctctctgcttGGTCTCATTTTTCTTGAAGTCAAAAAACATTAATTGTCTCACACATGAACTGTCCTTAAAATCCCACAGCaagatgttaaaaaataaaagtacacttaaacaaatctgtttttttttttgcatactaGATGTTTCTGCTTATCTCTTTATTCCTCTATTTCTCTCTTGCTTGCTCAGTGTCCTAGCCCCCTCCTTCATTTCTCCTCCCCTTCTTTCGCCTGCCCTCACTGAGTCAGGAGAAAGAGTATAAAAGCATCGTTATCGtttctgtccatccattcaaTCTCCTTCTCTCGACTTCTCAATACATGCTGGGACTCTTCTGTGCTCACCTGCCAGACTggtgtatttctctctctctctctcgctctctctctctctctctctctttctctctctcactcacacacccacacacacacacacacaaatactttCAGGAGACTTTGGTGTCCCACTGGCACCGTAGACCTCCTACCGGTTTCTTTGCCCTTCACTGCTCATCATTCCAGAATACGGGGAGAACTTGGCACTGGCGGCCCGGAAGATTCTGCTGGGCGCCACCGCCATCATGCTTCTCATCATTTTGGTCGTACTCATTCCGGTCTTGGTGAACTCAGTGGGCAGCAATGAGGATGGTAGACGCTACGAGGTGTTGGGCACCTGCCGCATGGTCTGTGATCCATACATGGACAAGGCAGGCACTGTCGCAACGGGAATCAGTTCAGCAGCAGGCATCGACGTGCTAGCTGAAGCGGAGCCACTAAGCGACCACAGTGTGAGCCCGCCACTGCCAACGTACATCCATGGCAGGCCGGGAAAACCTGGAAAACCTGGACCTCCTGGACCACCAGGGCCACCTGGAGAGCCCGGTCCTCCAGGTCAGATGGGGCCACCAGGAGAAAAAAGCAAGACAGCAGTTGCTGGCATTGGCAGCTTTAATACCGGTCCACATGTGGCATTCTACGCCGGCCTACGGAACCCGCAGGAGGGCTATGAGATCCTGAGGTTTGATGATGTTGTCACCAACATTGGCAATAATTATGACGGTGCATCAGGGAAGTTTGTGTGCAAGGTTCCAGGAACATACTTCTTTACCTACAATGTACTCATGAGGGGCGGCGATGGGACCAGCATGTGGGCAGATCTTGTGAAAAATGGACAGGTAAGAAGGTGGTTGTTACTTTTACTACTGAAatgaaatacacaaaatacaaagactgcacttttaaatacaaaacactTACACTGTAATGCAATTCGAGTAGTATATTCAATAGTGTGTGTAGTCATACCTCACACATACGGCTCAGATACATCAAACGTCAACACGTCCCAACTGTAGCCATGTCCGGCTAGACGGAGACTGGCAGACGTAATCACcagtgaggagagagagtgtgtgtaagccAATGAGAGTGAAAGAGTTTCAATTGACAAAATAAGAGCTTTATTTTCCAGAAAGGGAATAATATTTGTTGTTCTCTAATTTGGTGGAAAGCTAGTAAAAGATAGACAACAGAAGCCATTGAGCTAGAGAACATTAGTTACATACTGTTTGTAATTATGGTTGTTTGAAAGGTGGTGAATATCACGTGCACTAGCATGCCAAAGCCTTCAGCAGATTCACGAAGTGTCCATATGtcataatgttttatataaatgattttGCTGCATCCTTCTCACTGAGTTTTCACTGGATCAGTGCTGATTATGAACGCCAGGGAAAGCTGACAGTTATCCAGTATTCAGAGAACCATGGTTACAAACACAACTGGTGCTCTCCAGCCTTTTATGTGCGtacaaatgtttataaaatgtatagtctttcaacagtttaaaaaagtgACCAAAAAAGGTGTGCAACCAGGACGTTCAGCttaatacagtttttttttttttatcttatttttaaatactggtTCATTTTGTGTAATAAGTATgacaattttgtatttattcataactgaataaacagaataaacaatATTCTGCATTCAGCAGTTTACAGGCAAATGGGTATTATGACCATTATACCtagatatttttcttttttaatgtatCAGCATGCTTCTATGATATCAACATTACAAAAGCCAGTACTGCAGCAccaattcacaaaaaaatatactgtagaaaAATTAGGAAGCCTTAACACTAATCATGTAATACCTACCTGTAGTGTTTagatataattttaaaatactgtatttaaaaaaaaaaaaaaagctaagtgCACTGCAGTAGAAATGTGTGCGCTACCACAAATGCGGATGcagatttttgacatttttaaggaataaaataagCAATGTCAGAGCACATTTTGCGTGGTACACTTCCAAGCATGATCTGAAGTGAAATATATGTTTCTTtacttgtgttttgtgtgtgtgtgccatctCTGGCCTCCTTTACTGTGTCATCTTGAATCAGTAGCTTTCTCAATCACATGTGGCCagtcataacacacacatatagatgCAACCAGTGAAGCTGCAAAGCTCTGACAGCATGTCCTAACACACAAAAAgcctaaataaatacacattcagaacatgcacacaacaaagacacacagacacacaaaagtCTGAGTCTAACAACTACCAAGTAAAGAACTAGCAAGCAAAAGCAACATACTGTACCGATTCAAGTGAATAGAATGTGCTGGGAGCcgccatttaaaaatattttcactgcaAATCAtagatattttaatatattggGTCAGAAGTCATCATTTTGAAATTCgggtcttaaaaaaaaaatcagcctcACTTTTATCCTGAACTTCAGGTTGTGGAACTTTAGGAATAAATAATTCATGACACATCTATTCAAAGTCTAAGTTGGCCATTCACAAAGGTCTAGGGTCAATcactgtcattaaaaaaaacaaattctcAAGGTGATCATGATGAGTTGTTTTATTGTCAGAATCTGTTTTGTCAGTTAGGAATCTGACCCCCTCTCCAGAATGCAAATTCATGCACATAGAATCTCACTTacataaatgcaaaaaataatgataataataaagctgTCATTATTATTGGAGGAACTGAGACTGGAGACATGAACTGAGCCT
This genomic window from Ictalurus punctatus breed USDA103 chromosome 1, Coco_2.0, whole genome shotgun sequence contains:
- the LOC108262366 gene encoding C1q-related factor, which gives rise to MLLIILVVLIPVLVNSVGSNEDGRRYEVLGTCRMVCDPYMDKAGTVATGISSAAGIDVLAEAEPLSDHSVSPPLPTYIHGRPGKPGKPGPPGPPGPPGEPGPPGQMGPPGEKSKTAVAGIGSFNTGPHVAFYAGLRNPQEGYEILRFDDVVTNIGNNYDGASGKFVCKVPGTYFFTYNVLMRGGDGTSMWADLVKNGQVRASAIAQDQDQSYDYASNTVILHLDPGDEIFIKLDGGKAHGGNSNKYSTFAGFILYSD